A DNA window from Camelina sativa cultivar DH55 chromosome 17, Cs, whole genome shotgun sequence contains the following coding sequences:
- the LOC104758131 gene encoding uncharacterized protein LOC104758131, with protein sequence MEASSIQLQKRSIIFKKTKNLVFKEEEKSIKMASWKKTIATPFKKAATFFNQPQQSSSPNSRHANAKAREEHERRTVQELQGDVMACGYEDVLVMWSILDKSNSSNNLTS encoded by the coding sequence atggaagCCTCTTCAATCCAACTCCAAAAGAGAAGCattattttcaagaaaacaaaaaatctagtttttaaagaagaagaaaaaagcataaaaatggCTTCATGGAAGAAAACAATCGCAACACCATTCAAGAAAGCGGCAACATTCTTCAACCAGCCGCAGCAATCATCATCGCCAAATAGCCGCCACGCAAACGCAAAGGCGAGAGAAGAGCACGAGAGACGAACCGTGCAAGAGCTTCAAGGTGACGTCATGGCTTGTGGTTATGAAGATGTCCTCGTCATGTGGTCTATTCTTGACAAGTCAAACTCTTCAAACAATCTCACTTCTTGA
- the LOC104758133 gene encoding fanconi-associated nuclease 1 homolog isoform X4: MLTGRESLLRVIGKRRRSLPNRDLLLSIPTPDSLNLEVDDLISVAGDDGRSSENQAPLDDPSKFSDDLSPSTRKKRRLTQTTLLQSSFLSVPKRSENGLAICTQQQPILDSEPSGFSLVQRSEPSDSICCKVDDGSCSPRNEEILETVTLDEANGDAIHTFIVGRKFSDVLNLESGGNICLLRHPENIKDRNAIKVVSADSEMLGYIPKDISQCLSPLIDEYDLKFEGIITSVPKNSSEAVPIKVLCHKMTSDGWKECEFYEDFRPIWEKVLQAVEHQMQFPPKTTRYQFNFNVILQEVLRSCSHLFTADERALLESFPSLSEDSQRLFVRLYTRKGPWFRLSNISYHEVSDSFQAVKDLTVRGFMSSVKDADELDSQKMKEIIELLNVTELRDILSMNKVFSRGSRKRDLIYSFCSCYNDETRINLATMILEKTGLCAKISSTADSLIWRIERLFFLNGEQDLSSFVLLDLGIIKYPSYKCIGSEQIFSNRTKLLAYEEAIEVAQLMDESLDIEDSRTVLKCIMISETRIFSSSLDSAHHAAFNCFTAPWVYSKVQPSSLSTEAVAQLFQL, from the exons ATGCTCACCGGACGGGAGAGCTTGCTCCGGGTCATCGGAAAACGTCGGCGGTCTCTTCCTAATCGCGACCTTCTTCTCTCCATTCCTACTCCG GATTCGTTGAATCTCGAGGTAGACGATCTAATCTCAGTAGCCGGAGACGACGGTCGTTCCTCGGAGAATCAGGCTCCTCTCGATGACCCGAGCAAATTCTCTG ATGATTTGAGTCCATCCACGAGGAAGAAACGGAGATTAACTCAGACCACTCTTCTTCAGTCAAGTTTCTTGTCAGTGCCAAAACGATCTGAAAATGGTCTTGCAATCTGTACCCAGCAGCAACCAATACTTGATTCTGAACCTTCTGGATTCAGTTTGGTGCAAAGAAGTGAGCCTAGTGACTCCATTTGCTGCAAGGTTGATGATGGTTCATGTTCTCCAAGAAATGAGGAGATTTTGGAAACTGTGACTTTAGATGAAGCCAATGGTGATGCTATTCATACCTTTATAGTTGGTAGGAAGTTTAGTGATGTTCTGAATTTAGAAAGTGGGGGTAACATTTGTCTTTTGAGACATCCTGAGAATATTAAGGATCGGAATGCTATAAAG GTTGTTTCTGCAGACTCTGAAATGCTTGGGTATATACCTAAAGATATCTCCCAGTGCTTGTCTCCGCTTATCGATGAGTATGACCTTAAGTTTGAG GGAATAATAACATCTGTTCCGAAGAATTCTTCTGAAGCTGTTCCCATTAAAGTTCTTTGTCACAAGATGACATCTGATGGTTGGAAGGAATGTGAGTTTTATGAAGATTTTAGACCTATTTGGGAGAAAGTTCTTCAGGCTGTTGAGCATCAGATGCAATTTCCGCCTAAAACAACTAGATACCAGTTTAACTTCAACGTAATACTACAAGAGGTTCTAAGAAGCTGCTCTCACCTATTCACAGCCGATGAAAGGGCACTCTTGG AATCTTTCCCCTCTCTTTCCGAAGATAGCCAAAGACTTTTTGTCCGTCTTTACACACGAAAAG GACCTTGGTTTAGGCTATCAAATATTTCATACCATGAGGTGTCTGATTCTTTTCAAGCCGTGAAGGATCTAACAG TCAGGGGATTTATGAGCTCAGTGAAGGACGCAGATGAACTAGATTCCCAAAAAATGAAGGAGATCATAGAGTTGCTAAACGTCACTGAACTTCGTGATATCTTATCTATGAACAAG GTGTTCAGTCGAGGCTCAAGAAAGAGAGAccttatttattcattttgcTCTTGTTATAATGATGAAACGAG GATAAatctagcaacaatgattcTAGAAAAAACAGGACTTTGTGCTAAGATATCCAGTACAGCAGACTCTCTCATATGGCGTATTGAG AGGCTTTTCTTCCTCAATGGAGAGCAAGATTTATCCTCTTTTGTATTACTGGATCTCGGTATTATCAAATACCCAAGTTACAAATGCATTGGGTCAGAGCAAATATTTTCAAATCGGACAAAGCTTCTAGCATATGAAGAG GCCATTGAAGTGGCTCAGTTGATGGATGAATCTCTTGACATTGAGGATTCTCGGACAGTGTTGAAATGCATCATGATTTCGGAAACCCGCATATTCAGTTCGTCTTTGGATTCTGCGCACCATGCTGCATTTAACTGCTTTACCGCGCCATGGGTTTACTCAAAG GTACAACCAAGCAGCTTATCTACTGAGGCGGTTGCTCAGTTGTTTCAATTGTGA
- the LOC104758132 gene encoding 50S ribosomal protein L18, chloroplastic — protein MTSVSGCGSVSLITNRSTFLGSGLQHRAVFLKPWSSSSSIQSRPMVVESKTKTSTEDRTARHSRIRKKVNGTTERPRLCVFRSNKHLYVQVIDDTKMHTLASASTKQKPISEEFDYTSGPTIEVAKKVGEVIAKSCLEKGITKVAFDRGGYPYHGRIEALAAAAREHGLQF, from the exons ATGACGAGCGTGAGTGGGTGTGGGTCGGTGAGCCTAATTACTAACCGCAGTACGTTTCTGGGTAGCGGACTTCAACACCGTGCCGTTTTCCTGAAACCATggtcgtcgtcttcttcgatTCAGTCTCGGCCCATGGTCGTcgaatccaaaaccaaaacaagcaCCGAAGATCGAACCGCCCGCCATTCTCGTATCCGTAAGAAG GTTAACGGTACAACAGAGAGGCCAAGGCTATGCGTATTCCGTTCAAACAAGCATCTTTATGTTCAAGTGATTGATGATACTAAGATGCACACTTTAGCTTCAGCCTCTACTAAGCAGAAACCTATCTCTGAAGAGTTTGACTACACTTCTGGACCAACCATT GAGGTAGCGAAGAAAGTTGGGGAAGTGATAGCAAAATCTTGCTTGGAGAAAGGGATCACAAAGGTGGCCTTTGACCGTGGTGGCTACCCTTACCATGGACGTATTGAGGCTCTTGCTGCTGCAGCTCGTGAACACGGTCTTCAGTTTTAA
- the LOC104758133 gene encoding fanconi-associated nuclease 1 homolog isoform X3: MLGYIPKDISQCLSPLIDEYDLKFEGIITSVPKNSSEAVPIKVLCHKMTSDGWKECEFYEDFRPIWEKVLQAVEHQMQFPPKTTRYQFNFNVILQEVLRSCSHLFTADERALLESFPSLSEDSQRLFVRLYTRKGPWFRLSNISYHEVSDSFQAVKDLTVRGFMSSVKDADELDSQKMKEIIELLNVTELRDILSMNKVFSRGSRKRDLIYSFCSCYNDETRINLATMILEKTGLCAKISSTADSLIWRIERLFFLNGEQDLSSFVLLDLGIIKYPSYKCIGSEQIFSNRTKLLAYEEAIEVAQLMDESLDIEDSRTVLKCIMISETRIFSSSLDSAHHAAFNCFTAPWVYSKVVLLGVSFLENHKRYNQAAYLLRRLLSCFNCDRRRGYWTVRLSTDLEHMGRPNESLTVAEQGLLDPWVRAGSRVALQRRILRLAKPPRRWKTPTFSSLDDKKIPEVTIQGRSLNCEVGMRNRFYGEDGEQCGVEQLALQYYSGEGGGWQGIHTESSIWLTIFGLIMWDILFSDVPGVFQTRFQTAPFDLETESFYLTRKEMIESQLEKVANGMAEEILIISYETHRGTACRGVAWERFTLEELRAAVACVGGVCVASLCRHLAQDYRSWCSGMPDLLLWRFKENGYEGEAKLVEVKSEKDRLSEQQRAWLLLLMDSGFNVEICKVRPLLV; the protein is encoded by the exons ATGCTTGGGTATATACCTAAAGATATCTCCCAGTGCTTGTCTCCGCTTATCGATGAGTATGACCTTAAGTTTGAG GGAATAATAACATCTGTTCCGAAGAATTCTTCTGAAGCTGTTCCCATTAAAGTTCTTTGTCACAAGATGACATCTGATGGTTGGAAGGAATGTGAGTTTTATGAAGATTTTAGACCTATTTGGGAGAAAGTTCTTCAGGCTGTTGAGCATCAGATGCAATTTCCGCCTAAAACAACTAGATACCAGTTTAACTTCAACGTAATACTACAAGAGGTTCTAAGAAGCTGCTCTCACCTATTCACAGCCGATGAAAGGGCACTCTTGG AATCTTTCCCCTCTCTTTCCGAAGATAGCCAAAGACTTTTTGTCCGTCTTTACACACGAAAAG GACCTTGGTTTAGGCTATCAAATATTTCATACCATGAGGTGTCTGATTCTTTTCAAGCCGTGAAGGATCTAACAG TCAGGGGATTTATGAGCTCAGTGAAGGACGCAGATGAACTAGATTCCCAAAAAATGAAGGAGATCATAGAGTTGCTAAACGTCACTGAACTTCGTGATATCTTATCTATGAACAAG GTGTTCAGTCGAGGCTCAAGAAAGAGAGAccttatttattcattttgcTCTTGTTATAATGATGAAACGAG GATAAatctagcaacaatgattcTAGAAAAAACAGGACTTTGTGCTAAGATATCCAGTACAGCAGACTCTCTCATATGGCGTATTGAG AGGCTTTTCTTCCTCAATGGAGAGCAAGATTTATCCTCTTTTGTATTACTGGATCTCGGTATTATCAAATACCCAAGTTACAAATGCATTGGGTCAGAGCAAATATTTTCAAATCGGACAAAGCTTCTAGCATATGAAGAG GCCATTGAAGTGGCTCAGTTGATGGATGAATCTCTTGACATTGAGGATTCTCGGACAGTGTTGAAATGCATCATGATTTCGGAAACCCGCATATTCAGTTCGTCTTTGGATTCTGCGCACCATGCTGCATTTAACTGCTTTACCGCGCCATGGGTTTACTCAAAGGTGGTTCTTTTAGGAGTTTCCTTTCTTGAGAATCACAAGAG GTACAACCAAGCAGCTTATCTACTGAGGCGGTTGCTCAGTTGTTTCAATTGTGACAGGAGACGAGGATATTGGACAGTCAGGTTATCAACAGACTTGGAGCATATGGGACGTCCAAATGAAAGCCTTACAGTAGCAGAGCAGGGACTATTAGATCCTTGGGTGCGTGCTGGTTCACGAGTAGCTTTGCAAAGGCGCATTCTTCGTCTGGCAAAACCTCCAAGACGCTGGAAAACTCCCACCTTTTCAAGTCTCGACGATAAGAAGATCCCTGAG GTTACCATTCAAGGGAGATCATTGAATTGTGAAGTTGGCATGAGAAACAGGTTTTATGGGGAAGACGGAGAACAATGTGGAGTTGAGCAGCTCGCATTACAGTATTATAgtggagaaggaggaggatgGCAAGGAATTCATACAGAGAGTAGCATCTGGTTAACGATTTTTGGGCTTATCATGTGGGACATTCTATTTTCCGATGTCCCGGGTGTTTTCCAAACCCGATTCCAG ACTGCTCCATTTGACTTAGAGACTGAATCCTTTTATCTAACCAGGAAGGAAATGATAGAATCTCAGCTCGAGAAAGTTGCAAACGGAATGGCTGAAGAAATActaatcatatcatatgaaaCACACCGTGGAACAGCGTGCAGGGGAGTGGCTTGGGAGCGGTTTACATTAGAGGAACTGAGAGCAGCAGTGGCTTGTGTTGGAGGTGTGTGTGTAGCATCGCTGTGCCGGCATTTAGCTCAAGACTATAGGAGCTGGTGCAGTGGAATGCCTGATCTGCTACTATGGCGGTTCAAGGAGAATGGTTATGAAGGTGAAGCTAAGCTTGTGGAAGTAAAATCAGAGAAAGATAGATTATCGGAACAGCAACGAGCCTGGCTTCTACTTCTAATGGATTCAGGCTTTAATGTTGAGATTTGCAAAGTAAGACCActgcttgtttaa
- the LOC104758133 gene encoding fanconi-associated nuclease 1 homolog isoform X1 — MLTGRESLLRVIGKRRRSLPNRDLLLSIPTPDSLNLEVDDLISVAGDDGRSSENQAPLDDPSKFSDDLSPSTRKKRRLTQTTLLQSSFLSVPKRSENGLAICTQQQPILDSEPSGFSLVQRSEPSDSICCKVDDGSCSPRNEEILETVTLDEANGDAIHTFIVGRKFSDVLNLESGGNICLLRHPENIKDRNAIKVVSADSEMLGYIPKDISQCLSPLIDEYDLKFEGIITSVPKNSSEAVPIKVLCHKMTSDGWKECEFYEDFRPIWEKVLQAVEHQMQFPPKTTRYQFNFNVILQEVLRSCSHLFTADERALLESFPSLSEDSQRLFVRLYTRKGPWFRLSNISYHEVSDSFQAVKDLTVRGFMSSVKDADELDSQKMKEIIELLNVTELRDILSMNKVFSRGSRKRDLIYSFCSCYNDETRINLATMILEKTGLCAKISSTADSLIWRIERLFFLNGEQDLSSFVLLDLGIIKYPSYKCIGSEQIFSNRTKLLAYEEAIEVAQLMDESLDIEDSRTVLKCIMISETRIFSSSLDSAHHAAFNCFTAPWVYSKVVLLGVSFLENHKRYNQAAYLLRRLLSCFNCDRRRGYWTVRLSTDLEHMGRPNESLTVAEQGLLDPWVRAGSRVALQRRILRLAKPPRRWKTPTFSSLDDKKIPEVTIQGRSLNCEVGMRNRFYGEDGEQCGVEQLALQYYSGEGGGWQGIHTESSIWLTIFGLIMWDILFSDVPGVFQTRFQTAPFDLETESFYLTRKEMIESQLEKVANGMAEEILIISYETHRGTACRGVAWERFTLEELRAAVACVGGVCVASLCRHLAQDYRSWCSGMPDLLLWRFKENGYEGEAKLVEVKSEKDRLSEQQRAWLLLLMDSGFNVEICKVRPLLV; from the exons ATGCTCACCGGACGGGAGAGCTTGCTCCGGGTCATCGGAAAACGTCGGCGGTCTCTTCCTAATCGCGACCTTCTTCTCTCCATTCCTACTCCG GATTCGTTGAATCTCGAGGTAGACGATCTAATCTCAGTAGCCGGAGACGACGGTCGTTCCTCGGAGAATCAGGCTCCTCTCGATGACCCGAGCAAATTCTCTG ATGATTTGAGTCCATCCACGAGGAAGAAACGGAGATTAACTCAGACCACTCTTCTTCAGTCAAGTTTCTTGTCAGTGCCAAAACGATCTGAAAATGGTCTTGCAATCTGTACCCAGCAGCAACCAATACTTGATTCTGAACCTTCTGGATTCAGTTTGGTGCAAAGAAGTGAGCCTAGTGACTCCATTTGCTGCAAGGTTGATGATGGTTCATGTTCTCCAAGAAATGAGGAGATTTTGGAAACTGTGACTTTAGATGAAGCCAATGGTGATGCTATTCATACCTTTATAGTTGGTAGGAAGTTTAGTGATGTTCTGAATTTAGAAAGTGGGGGTAACATTTGTCTTTTGAGACATCCTGAGAATATTAAGGATCGGAATGCTATAAAG GTTGTTTCTGCAGACTCTGAAATGCTTGGGTATATACCTAAAGATATCTCCCAGTGCTTGTCTCCGCTTATCGATGAGTATGACCTTAAGTTTGAG GGAATAATAACATCTGTTCCGAAGAATTCTTCTGAAGCTGTTCCCATTAAAGTTCTTTGTCACAAGATGACATCTGATGGTTGGAAGGAATGTGAGTTTTATGAAGATTTTAGACCTATTTGGGAGAAAGTTCTTCAGGCTGTTGAGCATCAGATGCAATTTCCGCCTAAAACAACTAGATACCAGTTTAACTTCAACGTAATACTACAAGAGGTTCTAAGAAGCTGCTCTCACCTATTCACAGCCGATGAAAGGGCACTCTTGG AATCTTTCCCCTCTCTTTCCGAAGATAGCCAAAGACTTTTTGTCCGTCTTTACACACGAAAAG GACCTTGGTTTAGGCTATCAAATATTTCATACCATGAGGTGTCTGATTCTTTTCAAGCCGTGAAGGATCTAACAG TCAGGGGATTTATGAGCTCAGTGAAGGACGCAGATGAACTAGATTCCCAAAAAATGAAGGAGATCATAGAGTTGCTAAACGTCACTGAACTTCGTGATATCTTATCTATGAACAAG GTGTTCAGTCGAGGCTCAAGAAAGAGAGAccttatttattcattttgcTCTTGTTATAATGATGAAACGAG GATAAatctagcaacaatgattcTAGAAAAAACAGGACTTTGTGCTAAGATATCCAGTACAGCAGACTCTCTCATATGGCGTATTGAG AGGCTTTTCTTCCTCAATGGAGAGCAAGATTTATCCTCTTTTGTATTACTGGATCTCGGTATTATCAAATACCCAAGTTACAAATGCATTGGGTCAGAGCAAATATTTTCAAATCGGACAAAGCTTCTAGCATATGAAGAG GCCATTGAAGTGGCTCAGTTGATGGATGAATCTCTTGACATTGAGGATTCTCGGACAGTGTTGAAATGCATCATGATTTCGGAAACCCGCATATTCAGTTCGTCTTTGGATTCTGCGCACCATGCTGCATTTAACTGCTTTACCGCGCCATGGGTTTACTCAAAGGTGGTTCTTTTAGGAGTTTCCTTTCTTGAGAATCACAAGAG GTACAACCAAGCAGCTTATCTACTGAGGCGGTTGCTCAGTTGTTTCAATTGTGACAGGAGACGAGGATATTGGACAGTCAGGTTATCAACAGACTTGGAGCATATGGGACGTCCAAATGAAAGCCTTACAGTAGCAGAGCAGGGACTATTAGATCCTTGGGTGCGTGCTGGTTCACGAGTAGCTTTGCAAAGGCGCATTCTTCGTCTGGCAAAACCTCCAAGACGCTGGAAAACTCCCACCTTTTCAAGTCTCGACGATAAGAAGATCCCTGAG GTTACCATTCAAGGGAGATCATTGAATTGTGAAGTTGGCATGAGAAACAGGTTTTATGGGGAAGACGGAGAACAATGTGGAGTTGAGCAGCTCGCATTACAGTATTATAgtggagaaggaggaggatgGCAAGGAATTCATACAGAGAGTAGCATCTGGTTAACGATTTTTGGGCTTATCATGTGGGACATTCTATTTTCCGATGTCCCGGGTGTTTTCCAAACCCGATTCCAG ACTGCTCCATTTGACTTAGAGACTGAATCCTTTTATCTAACCAGGAAGGAAATGATAGAATCTCAGCTCGAGAAAGTTGCAAACGGAATGGCTGAAGAAATActaatcatatcatatgaaaCACACCGTGGAACAGCGTGCAGGGGAGTGGCTTGGGAGCGGTTTACATTAGAGGAACTGAGAGCAGCAGTGGCTTGTGTTGGAGGTGTGTGTGTAGCATCGCTGTGCCGGCATTTAGCTCAAGACTATAGGAGCTGGTGCAGTGGAATGCCTGATCTGCTACTATGGCGGTTCAAGGAGAATGGTTATGAAGGTGAAGCTAAGCTTGTGGAAGTAAAATCAGAGAAAGATAGATTATCGGAACAGCAACGAGCCTGGCTTCTACTTCTAATGGATTCAGGCTTTAATGTTGAGATTTGCAAAGTAAGACCActgcttgtttaa
- the LOC104758133 gene encoding fanconi-associated nuclease 1 homolog isoform X2, with protein sequence MLTGRESLLRVIGKRRRSLPNRDLLLSIPTPDSLNLEVDDLISVAGDDGRSSENQAPLDDPSKFSDDLSPSTRKKRRLTQTTLLQSSFLSVPKRSENGLAICTQQQPILDSEPSGFSLVQRSEPSDSICCKVDDGSCSPRNEEILETVTLDEANGDAIHTFIVGRKFSDVLNLESGGNICLLRHPENIKDRNAIKVVSADSEMLGYIPKDISQCLSPLIDEYDLKFEGIITSVPKNSSEAVPIKVLCHKMTSDGWKECEFYEDFRPIWEKVLQAVEHQMQFPPKTTRYQFNFNVILQEVLRSCSHLFTADERALLESFPSLSEDSQRLFVRLYTRKGPWFRLSNISYHEVSDSFQAVKDLTVRGFMSSVKDADELDSQKMKEIIELLNVTELRDILSMNKVFSRGSRKRDLIYSFCSCYNDETRINLATMILEKTGLCAKISSTADSLIWRIERLFFLNGEQDLSSFVLLDLGIIKYPSYKCIGSEQIFSNRTKLLAYEEAIEVAQLMDESLDIEDSRTVLKCIMISETRIFSSSLDSAHHAAFNCFTAPWVYSKVVLLGVSFLENHKRYNQAAYLLRRLLSCFNCDRRRGYWTVRLSTDLEHMGRPNESLTVAEQGLLDPWVRAGSRVALQRRILRLAKPPRRWKTPTFSSLDDKKIPEVTIQGRSLNCEVGMRNRFYGEDGEQCGVEQLALQYYSGEGGGWQGIHTESSIWLTIFGLIMWDILFSDVPGVFQTRFQEGNDRISARESCKRNG encoded by the exons ATGCTCACCGGACGGGAGAGCTTGCTCCGGGTCATCGGAAAACGTCGGCGGTCTCTTCCTAATCGCGACCTTCTTCTCTCCATTCCTACTCCG GATTCGTTGAATCTCGAGGTAGACGATCTAATCTCAGTAGCCGGAGACGACGGTCGTTCCTCGGAGAATCAGGCTCCTCTCGATGACCCGAGCAAATTCTCTG ATGATTTGAGTCCATCCACGAGGAAGAAACGGAGATTAACTCAGACCACTCTTCTTCAGTCAAGTTTCTTGTCAGTGCCAAAACGATCTGAAAATGGTCTTGCAATCTGTACCCAGCAGCAACCAATACTTGATTCTGAACCTTCTGGATTCAGTTTGGTGCAAAGAAGTGAGCCTAGTGACTCCATTTGCTGCAAGGTTGATGATGGTTCATGTTCTCCAAGAAATGAGGAGATTTTGGAAACTGTGACTTTAGATGAAGCCAATGGTGATGCTATTCATACCTTTATAGTTGGTAGGAAGTTTAGTGATGTTCTGAATTTAGAAAGTGGGGGTAACATTTGTCTTTTGAGACATCCTGAGAATATTAAGGATCGGAATGCTATAAAG GTTGTTTCTGCAGACTCTGAAATGCTTGGGTATATACCTAAAGATATCTCCCAGTGCTTGTCTCCGCTTATCGATGAGTATGACCTTAAGTTTGAG GGAATAATAACATCTGTTCCGAAGAATTCTTCTGAAGCTGTTCCCATTAAAGTTCTTTGTCACAAGATGACATCTGATGGTTGGAAGGAATGTGAGTTTTATGAAGATTTTAGACCTATTTGGGAGAAAGTTCTTCAGGCTGTTGAGCATCAGATGCAATTTCCGCCTAAAACAACTAGATACCAGTTTAACTTCAACGTAATACTACAAGAGGTTCTAAGAAGCTGCTCTCACCTATTCACAGCCGATGAAAGGGCACTCTTGG AATCTTTCCCCTCTCTTTCCGAAGATAGCCAAAGACTTTTTGTCCGTCTTTACACACGAAAAG GACCTTGGTTTAGGCTATCAAATATTTCATACCATGAGGTGTCTGATTCTTTTCAAGCCGTGAAGGATCTAACAG TCAGGGGATTTATGAGCTCAGTGAAGGACGCAGATGAACTAGATTCCCAAAAAATGAAGGAGATCATAGAGTTGCTAAACGTCACTGAACTTCGTGATATCTTATCTATGAACAAG GTGTTCAGTCGAGGCTCAAGAAAGAGAGAccttatttattcattttgcTCTTGTTATAATGATGAAACGAG GATAAatctagcaacaatgattcTAGAAAAAACAGGACTTTGTGCTAAGATATCCAGTACAGCAGACTCTCTCATATGGCGTATTGAG AGGCTTTTCTTCCTCAATGGAGAGCAAGATTTATCCTCTTTTGTATTACTGGATCTCGGTATTATCAAATACCCAAGTTACAAATGCATTGGGTCAGAGCAAATATTTTCAAATCGGACAAAGCTTCTAGCATATGAAGAG GCCATTGAAGTGGCTCAGTTGATGGATGAATCTCTTGACATTGAGGATTCTCGGACAGTGTTGAAATGCATCATGATTTCGGAAACCCGCATATTCAGTTCGTCTTTGGATTCTGCGCACCATGCTGCATTTAACTGCTTTACCGCGCCATGGGTTTACTCAAAGGTGGTTCTTTTAGGAGTTTCCTTTCTTGAGAATCACAAGAG GTACAACCAAGCAGCTTATCTACTGAGGCGGTTGCTCAGTTGTTTCAATTGTGACAGGAGACGAGGATATTGGACAGTCAGGTTATCAACAGACTTGGAGCATATGGGACGTCCAAATGAAAGCCTTACAGTAGCAGAGCAGGGACTATTAGATCCTTGGGTGCGTGCTGGTTCACGAGTAGCTTTGCAAAGGCGCATTCTTCGTCTGGCAAAACCTCCAAGACGCTGGAAAACTCCCACCTTTTCAAGTCTCGACGATAAGAAGATCCCTGAG GTTACCATTCAAGGGAGATCATTGAATTGTGAAGTTGGCATGAGAAACAGGTTTTATGGGGAAGACGGAGAACAATGTGGAGTTGAGCAGCTCGCATTACAGTATTATAgtggagaaggaggaggatgGCAAGGAATTCATACAGAGAGTAGCATCTGGTTAACGATTTTTGGGCTTATCATGTGGGACATTCTATTTTCCGATGTCCCGGGTGTTTTCCAAACCCGATTCCAG GAAGGAAATGATAGAATCTCAGCTCGAGAAAGTTGCAAACGGAATGGCTGA